One window of Candidatus Angelobacter sp. genomic DNA carries:
- a CDS encoding TIM barrel protein — protein MILTGIGDEAGNTIDAQIAATKELGWKYIEARGVEVPGFPRANLHDIQDKAFDIVVEKLKENDIGVYCFGSTIMNWAKTVETPWDVTLAEVKRCIPRMQRLGAKFVRIMSFKPKDDDDRIPAVAFDRVCEVTRMFLGAGIQPVHENCMNYGGMSWKHALELLDKAPGLKWVFDTANPVFNPDRSKPKPWPRQDAWEFWEHVRDHVAHIHVKDATWNPAKNDADYNWPGEGQGRVRDILKDAFARGYDKGISIEPHMVVVFHNANSKASDEETGRNFVEYGRRLEKLIKKVGQAIILPSS, from the coding sequence ATGATCCTCACTGGCATCGGCGACGAGGCGGGCAACACGATTGACGCCCAGATAGCGGCGACAAAGGAGCTCGGCTGGAAATATATCGAAGCGCGCGGCGTAGAAGTGCCGGGCTTTCCCAGGGCGAACCTCCACGACATCCAGGACAAAGCGTTCGACATCGTGGTTGAGAAGCTGAAGGAAAACGACATCGGTGTTTATTGCTTTGGCTCGACGATCATGAACTGGGCGAAGACCGTCGAGACCCCTTGGGATGTGACGCTCGCAGAAGTCAAACGTTGCATCCCGCGCATGCAACGACTCGGCGCGAAATTCGTTCGCATCATGAGCTTCAAACCCAAGGATGACGACGACCGCATCCCTGCCGTCGCCTTCGACCGCGTTTGTGAAGTGACGAGGATGTTTCTCGGCGCCGGCATTCAACCCGTGCACGAGAACTGCATGAACTACGGCGGCATGAGTTGGAAACACGCGCTCGAACTGCTCGACAAGGCACCCGGTCTGAAGTGGGTCTTCGACACCGCCAATCCAGTGTTCAACCCTGATCGCAGCAAACCGAAGCCGTGGCCGCGCCAGGACGCGTGGGAATTCTGGGAACACGTCCGCGATCACGTCGCGCACATTCACGTGAAGGACGCGACGTGGAACCCGGCGAAGAACGACGCCGACTACAACTGGCCCGGCGAAGGCCAGGGGCGCGTGCGCGACATTCTCAAAGACGCCTTTGCGCGCGGGTACGACAAGGGGATTTCCATCGAACCCCACATGGTGGTCGTCTTCCACAACGCAAATTCGAAGGCTTCGGACGAGGAGACGGGCAGGAATTTTGTCGAGTACGGGCGGCGCCTGGAGAAGCTGATCAAGAAAGTCGGGCAAGCCATTATCTTACCCTCTTCCTGA
- a CDS encoding protein kinase encodes MSESSQPDETIFEDAVKLAPDQRAAYLKEACGNDAQLRQRVERLLQAHDQTGGVLEKPPAAVSAKTFVITTDMVPVTEKAGDRIGRYKLLQQIGEGGCGVVYMAEQEEPVRRRVALKVIKLGMDTKSVVARFEAERQALALMDHPNIAKVLDAGATETGRPFFVMELVRGVKITDYCDEAKLSTGQRLDLFIQVCHAIQHAHQKGIIHRDLKPSNILVTINDGVPVPKVIDFGIAKATTDQRLTDKTLFTAFEQFIGTPAYMSPEQAVMTSLDIDTRSDIYALGVLLYELLTGKTPFDPKELLQSGFDEMRRTIREKEPERPSTRLSTMLDADLTVVAQRRHSEAPRLINLLRGDLDWIVMKALEKDRTRRFETANGLAMDIQRYLNNEPVTARPPSSMYRFQKLVRRNKTAFAGVGAVAAALVIGLGLSLYLYIRERHARQRAVAAEQEQNRMRQQAEIRGEIGRKLTQAGLLISRDQYAEAEKIAMQVSDPAGASILNVLGILHGRRGEWQEAAADFERVVELIPTDHDAYHSLAPLLAQSDPGAYRRLRVQMLAAFARTSEPAIAERMARDCMILSPPATDLETIGKMVDAAIAAGPNHQFWDYFQFVKGLYEYRNGRFASTVEWLQKVVPRESDPNRTVEAYMVLAMAQHQLKQVDEARATLGKGLKIADAKLSKPGSPQFNDQIAAQMLVREARALIEHGAGTDTKP; translated from the coding sequence ATGAGCGAATCAAGCCAGCCCGACGAAACCATTTTTGAAGACGCGGTGAAACTGGCGCCGGACCAGCGCGCGGCCTATCTCAAGGAAGCCTGCGGCAACGATGCGCAACTCCGCCAGCGCGTTGAGCGTTTGCTTCAGGCGCACGACCAGACCGGTGGCGTCCTTGAGAAACCGCCGGCCGCTGTTTCCGCCAAAACTTTCGTGATCACAACCGACATGGTTCCAGTGACCGAGAAAGCAGGCGACCGCATTGGCCGTTACAAACTTCTTCAACAGATCGGCGAGGGCGGTTGCGGCGTGGTTTACATGGCCGAGCAGGAGGAACCGGTCCGCCGCCGCGTGGCGCTCAAGGTCATCAAGCTCGGCATGGACACCAAAAGCGTTGTGGCCCGTTTCGAAGCCGAGCGCCAGGCGCTGGCGCTGATGGACCATCCGAACATCGCCAAGGTGCTCGATGCCGGCGCCACCGAGACAGGCCGGCCCTTCTTCGTCATGGAATTGGTGCGCGGAGTGAAAATCACGGACTACTGTGACGAGGCGAAACTCTCGACCGGTCAACGGCTCGACCTGTTCATTCAGGTTTGTCACGCCATTCAGCACGCACATCAAAAGGGCATCATCCATCGTGACCTGAAGCCCTCGAATATTCTGGTGACGATCAACGACGGCGTTCCCGTGCCCAAGGTGATCGACTTCGGCATCGCCAAAGCCACCACCGACCAGCGCCTCACCGACAAGACGCTGTTCACGGCCTTCGAGCAGTTCATCGGCACGCCGGCTTACATGAGTCCGGAGCAGGCCGTGATGACGAGCCTTGATATTGATACGCGGAGCGACATCTACGCACTGGGAGTGCTGCTTTATGAATTGCTCACTGGCAAGACACCATTTGACCCGAAGGAGCTCCTCCAATCCGGCTTCGATGAAATGCGGCGCACCATCCGCGAGAAGGAACCGGAGCGCCCCTCGACGCGCCTGAGCACGATGCTTGACGCCGACCTGACCGTCGTCGCGCAACGCCGCCACTCGGAAGCTCCGAGGCTGATCAATCTTCTCCGCGGTGATCTCGACTGGATTGTGATGAAGGCGCTGGAAAAGGACCGCACGCGCCGTTTCGAAACCGCCAACGGCCTGGCGATGGATATTCAGCGCTACTTGAACAACGAACCGGTCACCGCGCGCCCGCCGAGCAGTATGTATCGCTTCCAGAAACTGGTGCGGAGGAACAAGACTGCGTTTGCCGGTGTGGGCGCGGTTGCGGCCGCGCTGGTCATCGGACTCGGGCTGTCGCTGTACCTGTATATTCGGGAAAGGCACGCGCGCCAGCGCGCCGTCGCCGCCGAGCAGGAACAGAATCGAATGCGGCAACAGGCGGAAATACGCGGTGAAATCGGACGAAAACTCACCCAGGCCGGCCTCTTGATCAGCCGCGATCAATATGCGGAAGCCGAGAAGATCGCCATGCAGGTTTCTGACCCCGCTGGCGCGTCAATTCTCAACGTGCTTGGCATCCTTCACGGCCGCCGCGGAGAGTGGCAGGAGGCGGCGGCGGACTTTGAGCGGGTGGTTGAACTGATTCCCACTGACCACGACGCCTATCACAGCCTCGCCCCGTTGCTGGCACAGAGTGACCCGGGGGCCTATCGCCGCCTCCGGGTGCAAATGCTCGCCGCGTTCGCACGAACTTCCGAACCGGCCATCGCCGAACGAATGGCTCGAGATTGCATGATCCTTTCCCCGCCCGCAACGGATCTGGAGACCATTGGCAAAATGGTTGACGCCGCCATCGCGGCAGGACCCAACCATCAGTTCTGGGACTATTTTCAGTTCGTCAAAGGCCTGTACGAATATCGGAACGGACGGTTCGCCAGCACGGTGGAGTGGCTGCAAAAAGTTGTGCCGCGCGAGAGCGATCCAAACCGCACCGTCGAGGCCTACATGGTGCTGGCGATGGCCCAGCATCAGCTCAAACAGGTTGACGAAGCCCGCGCCACGCTGGGCAAAGGGCTCAAAATTGCCGACGCAAAGCTGAGTAAACCCGGCAGTCCACAATTCAACGATCAGATCGCTGCCCAAATGCTGGTGCGCGAGGCCCGTGCGCTGATCGAACACGGCGCCGGAACAGACACAAAACCGTAG
- a CDS encoding UbiA family prenyltransferase — protein sequence MLLQLTKSQPTPYWRTLLVLGRVSNLPTVWSNCLAGWLLAGGGSAWMFLVLCLGATCLYLGGMFLNDAFDVEFDREYRKERPIPSGQITLDEVWRWGFGWLGAGTVILILVGKTTGALAVALLICIIVYDAVHKHLDFSPVLMAACRFFLYLVAASTAIQGVTGLAVWSALALGTYVVGLSFLARQESTRGTLNTWPCYLLAAPILLALLVNTEDYRQAALLLSAILGLWIVRCVRHAFLVSDPNVGRAVGGLLAGIVLVDLLAVAGGQTAWSGLAFTLLFGVALLFQRIVPAT from the coding sequence ATGCTGCTGCAACTCACCAAAAGCCAGCCGACGCCCTATTGGCGGACGCTGCTTGTCCTGGGGCGCGTTTCCAACCTGCCGACCGTTTGGTCGAATTGTCTTGCGGGCTGGCTGCTCGCGGGCGGAGGCAGCGCATGGATGTTTCTGGTGCTTTGCCTGGGCGCGACCTGTCTCTACCTCGGCGGGATGTTTTTGAATGACGCCTTCGACGTCGAGTTCGACCGCGAATATCGCAAGGAACGCCCGATTCCTTCGGGACAAATCACGCTCGACGAGGTCTGGCGCTGGGGATTCGGCTGGCTCGGGGCCGGGACGGTCATTCTGATTCTGGTCGGCAAAACCACCGGCGCGCTGGCGGTGGCACTGCTCATTTGCATTATCGTTTATGACGCGGTCCACAAACACCTGGATTTTTCCCCGGTGCTCATGGCCGCGTGCCGTTTTTTTCTTTATCTCGTCGCGGCATCAACGGCGATCCAAGGGGTGACCGGGCTGGCGGTCTGGAGTGCGTTGGCGCTCGGCACCTACGTCGTCGGGCTGAGTTTTCTGGCGCGACAGGAAAGCACGCGTGGGACGCTGAATACATGGCCTTGCTATCTGCTGGCGGCGCCCATTCTGCTCGCCCTGCTGGTCAATACGGAAGACTACCGTCAGGCGGCCCTCTTGCTGTCAGCGATACTCGGATTGTGGATCGTGCGCTGTGTCCGCCACGCCTTCCTCGTGTCCGACCCGAACGTCGGTCGCGCCGTCGGTGGACTGCTCGCCGGCATTGTGCTCGTGGATTTGCTTGCAGTGGCGGGCGGACAAACAGCCTGGAGCGGGCTTGCGTTCACGCTGTTGTTCGGCGTTGCCCTGTTGTTCCAGCGAATCGTTCCGGCGACTTGA
- a CDS encoding PVC-type heme-binding CxxCH protein, whose product MRFRPAAPAILAFAFACAACAAERPGKIYNFPIYKNNSPGKQLTGQFAPASTPALPPEESQKKFVVPPGFEVRLFAAEPEVVNPVAMTWDERGRLWVVELYEYPLGAKPGEKPRDRIKILEDTDGDGRADKVTVFADGFNLATGIALGNGGVYLGAAPNLYFLRDTNGDDVADTRDVLMTGFGMEDRHELLNSFTWGPDGWLYLTHGVFTRSLVRDPARPDDPGVEMTAAVARFNPRTKKFEVVADGTSNPWGVDFDRYGNAFVSACVIDHFFHMAPGGVYVRQGGTPANPYTYELLPSIVDHKHFMAAYAGVDIYQGDQFPKEWLGEVLIGNIHQSAINHDHLTPNGSSFKASAREDFLTTSDAWFRPVSTQTGPDGAVWVMDWYDRYPCYQNANADPDGVDREHGRIWRVVYVGDKPGKPVPSRPAATMDLAKLDSLDLVKLLEHPNVWQRRMAQRLLSERRDLPGAKTLHDDTPLHVLMQKGPTVESRLAALWTLHSAGMLEDEVLDTPAEDKEPAMRAWAARLTGERGYPLGDAIKRLAKLAADPDPSVRLAVATAARQFVSGSLTVDTPPAVPVREVITGPVLSGLWFSSFDAKDPLIPFMYWMALEPIVAYDPIHAIGFYKKDGAMPQMPLSGIILTKIMRRVCDLRDPEKLDQSVAALANLTEKEAPAVLAALNGLIEGQRGRAIIPSPSTVEVVRRFAKFSTPGVSARAQELGALWGDAGAMLGALKLAGNPGAGTDERIKAIQVVRQLKNEDARSGMLKLIAQEKQERVLIEALRALGEIGGDGGVAEAIVKHWPDFSPVVRRTTAEVLASRGNWSRVFLGAIEDKRIAASEIPTTVIRALFQAKDASVRDLAKKAIGRFREPDADKLKLIAAKRRLVLSGPVDLKAGHEVMKKTCLVCHKFYGEGAEVGPDLTGVGRSTLDALLHNVINPSEVVGKGYENVEIETKDGRSISGRLVEDTDTHVKLLSSGPKEDVIAKPDIASRRVSELSVMPEGLEQIPDADFRNLIWYILNPPQQNRPMTPQLWKELTGEDMPGNKSARSSDGDGESVALWNPEWRVICPETESAPRKLVEFAGRSNVLVTHPFSNEKGAVLERSVNVPAGRTTMLTVNVAAGEEGEWELRVIADSRSLATQIIDDGRWRGIKVDLSPFAGKTIALRLENCASGDKTALGYWNDPELRYVNSTVAVR is encoded by the coding sequence ATGAGATTCCGCCCCGCCGCCCCGGCAATTCTCGCTTTCGCGTTCGCGTGCGCTGCCTGCGCCGCGGAACGACCCGGCAAGATTTACAATTTTCCCATCTACAAGAACAACTCGCCGGGCAAACAGCTCACCGGCCAGTTCGCGCCGGCGTCCACACCCGCGCTGCCGCCGGAAGAATCGCAAAAAAAGTTCGTCGTGCCTCCCGGCTTTGAAGTCAGGCTCTTTGCCGCCGAACCGGAGGTGGTCAATCCGGTCGCGATGACGTGGGACGAGCGCGGGCGGCTGTGGGTGGTGGAGCTTTACGAGTATCCGCTCGGCGCGAAGCCCGGCGAAAAACCGCGCGATCGCATCAAGATCCTCGAGGACACCGATGGCGACGGGCGTGCCGACAAAGTCACCGTGTTCGCGGATGGATTCAACCTCGCCACCGGGATCGCGCTCGGCAACGGCGGTGTTTACCTGGGCGCGGCGCCAAATCTTTATTTTCTACGCGACACGAATGGCGACGACGTGGCCGACACACGCGACGTGCTGATGACCGGCTTCGGCATGGAGGACCGGCACGAGTTGTTGAACAGTTTCACCTGGGGACCGGACGGATGGCTTTACCTGACTCACGGGGTGTTCACGCGTTCCCTGGTCAGGGACCCGGCCAGGCCGGACGACCCCGGCGTGGAGATGACCGCCGCGGTGGCTCGGTTCAATCCACGCACGAAAAAGTTTGAAGTGGTCGCCGATGGCACGAGCAATCCGTGGGGTGTGGACTTCGATCGTTACGGCAATGCGTTCGTCAGCGCGTGCGTCATCGACCATTTTTTCCACATGGCACCCGGCGGCGTTTACGTTCGCCAGGGCGGCACGCCGGCGAATCCCTACACTTACGAACTGTTGCCCTCCATCGTGGATCACAAACATTTCATGGCCGCGTACGCAGGCGTGGACATTTATCAGGGCGACCAGTTTCCGAAGGAGTGGCTCGGCGAGGTGCTGATCGGCAACATCCATCAAAGCGCCATCAACCACGATCACCTCACGCCAAACGGATCAAGTTTCAAGGCGTCGGCGCGCGAGGATTTTCTCACCACGAGTGACGCGTGGTTTCGTCCCGTGAGCACACAAACCGGACCCGATGGCGCGGTCTGGGTCATGGATTGGTATGACCGCTATCCGTGCTACCAGAACGCCAATGCCGATCCCGACGGTGTGGACCGTGAGCATGGCCGCATCTGGCGCGTGGTTTATGTCGGAGACAAACCGGGCAAACCGGTGCCGAGCCGGCCCGCCGCAACCATGGACCTGGCGAAACTCGACTCGCTCGATCTCGTAAAACTCCTGGAGCATCCGAACGTCTGGCAGCGTCGCATGGCGCAGCGGCTGTTGAGCGAACGGCGAGATTTGCCGGGCGCAAAAACGCTGCACGATGACACTCCGCTGCACGTTTTGATGCAGAAGGGTCCGACCGTGGAATCCAGACTCGCGGCCCTGTGGACGCTCCACAGCGCGGGGATGCTCGAAGATGAAGTGCTCGATACTCCCGCCGAAGACAAAGAACCAGCCATGCGCGCCTGGGCGGCGCGCCTGACGGGTGAGCGCGGTTACCCGCTCGGCGATGCCATCAAACGGCTGGCCAAACTCGCGGCGGACCCCGATCCTTCAGTTCGACTCGCGGTCGCCACAGCTGCCCGGCAATTCGTGTCCGGCTCGCTGACCGTGGACACGCCGCCAGCTGTGCCCGTGCGCGAAGTGATCACCGGCCCAGTTTTGAGCGGGCTGTGGTTCAGCTCATTCGACGCAAAGGACCCTTTGATTCCCTTCATGTACTGGATGGCGTTGGAGCCGATCGTCGCCTACGATCCAATTCACGCCATTGGTTTCTACAAAAAGGACGGCGCGATGCCGCAGATGCCGCTTTCCGGCATCATTCTCACCAAGATCATGCGGCGTGTCTGCGACCTGCGCGATCCGGAGAAGCTGGACCAGTCCGTAGCCGCGCTTGCCAACCTGACGGAGAAGGAGGCACCGGCCGTCCTTGCCGCGCTCAACGGATTGATCGAAGGTCAACGCGGCAGGGCCATCATCCCGAGTCCTTCGACGGTGGAGGTCGTTCGCCGATTTGCAAAATTCTCCACTCCCGGGGTCTCCGCCCGCGCGCAGGAACTAGGCGCGTTGTGGGGCGACGCAGGCGCGATGCTGGGTGCGCTGAAGCTCGCGGGCAATCCCGGGGCCGGTACCGATGAACGCATCAAAGCCATCCAGGTGGTGCGCCAGTTGAAAAATGAAGATGCCCGCAGCGGGATGCTGAAGCTCATCGCGCAGGAAAAGCAGGAGCGCGTTCTGATCGAGGCCCTGCGTGCGCTGGGCGAAATCGGCGGCGACGGCGGCGTCGCTGAAGCGATCGTCAAACACTGGCCGGATTTTTCGCCAGTGGTTCGCCGCACGACCGCCGAAGTCCTGGCTTCGCGTGGCAACTGGAGCAGGGTATTTCTTGGCGCAATCGAGGATAAAAGGATTGCGGCGTCAGAGATTCCCACCACGGTCATTCGGGCGTTGTTTCAGGCGAAGGACGCTTCCGTGCGCGACCTGGCGAAGAAGGCGATTGGCCGCTTCCGCGAGCCGGATGCCGACAAGCTCAAGCTGATTGCCGCAAAGCGGAGGCTCGTTTTGAGCGGCCCGGTTGATTTAAAAGCCGGCCATGAGGTGATGAAGAAGACCTGCCTGGTCTGCCACAAGTTTTATGGCGAAGGCGCGGAGGTTGGCCCCGATCTGACCGGCGTGGGTCGCTCGACGCTCGACGCCCTGCTGCACAACGTCATCAATCCGAGCGAAGTGGTTGGCAAAGGCTACGAAAATGTCGAGATCGAGACGAAGGATGGCCGAAGCATCAGTGGACGTCTCGTCGAAGACACCGACACACACGTGAAACTGCTGTCGTCGGGACCGAAAGAGGACGTGATCGCCAAGCCGGACATCGCCAGCCGGCGCGTGAGCGAGTTGTCCGTCATGCCGGAAGGATTGGAACAAATACCCGACGCGGATTTCCGAAACCTCATCTGGTACATCCTCAATCCGCCGCAGCAAAACCGTCCGATGACGCCGCAGCTTTGGAAGGAACTTACCGGAGAGGACATGCCGGGGAACAAGTCTGCCCGTTCGTCCGACGGCGACGGTGAATCCGTCGCCCTGTGGAATCCCGAATGGCGTGTCATTTGTCCCGAAACGGAAAGTGCGCCGCGCAAGCTGGTCGAATTCGCCGGACGCAGCAATGTGCTGGTGACACATCCTTTCAGCAACGAAAAGGGTGCCGTTCTGGAACGCTCCGTGAACGTGCCCGCAGGCCGGACGACGATGCTGACGGTCAATGTCGCCGCGGGCGAAGAAGGCGAATGGGAATTGCGCGTGATAGCTGACAGTCGGTCGCTTGCGACGCAGATCATCGACGACGGGCGGTGGAGGGGAATCAAAGTGGATCTCTCGCCATTTGCCGGAAAGACGATCGCACTGCGGCTCGAAAACTGTGCCAGTGGTGACAAGACTGCGTTGGGGTACTGGAACGATCCGGAACTGCGGTACGTCAACTCGACTGTCGCCGTCAGGTAG
- the eboE gene encoding metabolite traffic protein EboE encodes MKLNRGRHLAYCTNIHRGESWVETLAALEEFTLEVKRRICANKPYAIGLRLSDRASRELSEKTTLLAFQHWLDRHGCYVFTINGFPYGQFHGARVKEQVYAPDWTTTGRVEYTNRLFDLLAQLVPDGVEGSVSTVPGSFKEFIKTREQERVMRNNLWRCVEHIALLSARTGRKLHLGLEPEPLCYLETSAEAVEFFDQLRADRPKDPRLDEHLGVNYDTCHLAVEFEEPRDVVRRFREHGVKISKLHFSSALKVRPTPETRAALKAFADDIYFHQVVERAADGSLRRHRDLDVALCQPSTPDPQLAGEWRIHFHIPLHSKPSALFDTTTDHLLGVMVILKDDPSLCPHIEMETYTWEVLPPELKGRNVVDQLVAEYEWTLARLAERGINVL; translated from the coding sequence ATGAAGCTCAATCGCGGCCGCCACCTTGCCTACTGCACCAACATCCATCGCGGCGAGAGCTGGGTCGAAACGCTCGCGGCACTGGAAGAATTCACGCTCGAGGTCAAGCGGCGCATTTGTGCAAACAAGCCTTACGCCATCGGGCTGCGCCTGAGCGACCGGGCGTCGCGCGAGCTTTCGGAAAAGACAACGTTGCTGGCTTTCCAGCACTGGCTCGACCGGCACGGCTGCTACGTTTTCACGATCAATGGATTTCCCTACGGCCAGTTTCATGGCGCACGTGTGAAGGAACAGGTTTATGCGCCGGACTGGACGACGACCGGGCGTGTCGAATACACAAACCGTCTTTTCGATCTGCTCGCGCAACTTGTGCCTGACGGCGTCGAAGGCAGCGTTAGCACCGTGCCCGGTTCGTTCAAGGAATTCATCAAGACGCGGGAGCAGGAGCGCGTGATGCGAAACAACCTCTGGCGCTGCGTCGAACACATCGCGCTGTTGAGCGCACGGACGGGAAGGAAACTGCACCTCGGCCTGGAGCCGGAGCCACTCTGCTACCTGGAAACCAGCGCCGAGGCCGTGGAGTTCTTCGACCAGTTGCGCGCCGACCGTCCGAAGGACCCGCGCCTTGACGAGCATCTGGGTGTCAATTACGACACCTGCCATCTCGCGGTCGAATTCGAGGAACCGCGCGATGTCGTCCGCCGCTTTCGAGAACACGGGGTCAAAATCAGCAAGCTCCACTTCAGTTCCGCGCTCAAGGTCCGTCCAACGCCGGAAACGCGCGCGGCATTGAAGGCTTTTGCCGACGACATTTATTTTCACCAGGTCGTCGAACGCGCTGCGGACGGCTCGCTCCGTCGGCACCGCGACCTCGATGTTGCCCTCTGCCAACCATCGACTCCTGATCCTCAACTTGCCGGCGAGTGGCGCATCCATTTCCATATTCCGCTGCACAGCAAACCGAGCGCACTGTTCGACACGACCACCGATCATCTGCTCGGGGTTATGGTTATCCTGAAAGACGACCCTTCGCTTTGCCCGCACATCGAAATGGAAACTTACACGTGGGAGGTATTGCCGCCGGAGTTGAAGGGCCGCAACGTCGTGGACCAGCTTGTCGCGGAATATGAATGGACGCTGGCCCGCCTGGCCGAGCGTGGTATAAACGTGTTGTGA
- a CDS encoding sugar phosphate isomerase/epimerase, which translates to MRFGINTFLFTSPFTDASTRLFKTFKRWGFETVEIPIEDTSHVDPTHVKRELDRHGLVCGSVCACMGPGRDFRGTPEEQRTAMVYCKALLDQMVLLDCPSLIGPVYSVVGKADAVEPARQKQEWAMVVKNVKELARYAAARGRQICIEPLNRFETDFLNTCDKGLKLIGAVGSDAVTMHLDTFHMNIEEKDQAAAIRKAGKRLGHFHACGSDRGTPGNDHIDWKSIAAALKAVKYDGDVVIESFTTDVKVIARAAAIWRKIEPNRNDIAVKGLKFLKRALK; encoded by the coding sequence ATGAGATTTGGCATCAACACCTTTTTGTTCACTTCTCCCTTCACAGACGCCAGCACCAGGCTTTTCAAAACGTTCAAGCGATGGGGATTCGAGACGGTCGAGATCCCGATCGAAGACACGTCCCACGTTGATCCCACTCACGTGAAGCGCGAACTGGACCGGCACGGGCTGGTGTGCGGATCGGTTTGCGCCTGCATGGGGCCTGGCCGCGATTTTCGCGGCACGCCCGAGGAGCAACGGACGGCGATGGTTTATTGCAAGGCGCTGCTCGACCAGATGGTGCTGCTGGATTGTCCGTCGCTCATCGGCCCGGTTTACAGCGTCGTGGGCAAGGCCGACGCGGTCGAGCCGGCGCGGCAAAAGCAGGAATGGGCAATGGTGGTGAAGAACGTGAAGGAACTCGCTCGATACGCGGCGGCGCGCGGCCGCCAGATCTGCATCGAGCCGCTCAACCGCTTCGAGACCGACTTTCTCAACACCTGCGACAAGGGCCTCAAGCTGATCGGGGCGGTTGGCTCCGACGCCGTGACGATGCACCTTGACACCTTTCACATGAATATCGAGGAAAAGGACCAGGCGGCGGCGATCCGCAAGGCCGGCAAACGTCTCGGTCATTTTCACGCCTGCGGCAGTGATCGCGGCACACCGGGAAACGATCACATTGACTGGAAATCCATCGCCGCCGCGCTCAAAGCGGTCAAATACGACGGCGATGTGGTGATTGAGTCCTTCACCACCGACGTCAAGGTCATCGCAAGGGCCGCTGCCATCTGGCGCAAGATCGAGCCGAACCGCAACGACATCGCGGTGAAAGGACTGAAGTTTTTGAAGCGAGCATTGAAATGA
- a CDS encoding type II secretion system protein translates to MPKSTHNPSRCQGVNSQKKSAFTLIELLVVIAIIAILAGLLLPALSRAKLKANAISCLNNLRQLTIAAVVYSGDYNDRIIANLLATTNAWIGGDVSSLPGATNIADIRNGRLFPYNGSEQIYRCPNDKLPFKIGGKTVVRVRSCSLNGMMGENTDWVPASVHPNIPENRKFSDIKDPGSSQANFFVDENADSIDDGYFAVDSWQSANWRNTLASRHGNGTVLSFSDGHAEQWRWLEAKTHLLKGLNAPTIPTDRDLRRLKEATYPAGKFK, encoded by the coding sequence ATGCCGAAATCAACTCACAATCCTAGCCGATGCCAAGGGGTCAATTCACAAAAAAAGTCCGCCTTCACCCTCATTGAACTGCTGGTTGTCATCGCCATCATTGCCATTCTTGCTGGATTGCTGTTGCCGGCGTTGTCCAGAGCCAAATTAAAAGCCAACGCCATCAGTTGCCTGAACAATTTAAGGCAGCTTACCATAGCGGCGGTTGTTTACAGTGGTGACTACAATGACAGGATTATCGCCAACCTGCTCGCGACGACCAACGCGTGGATCGGCGGAGACGTTTCTTCCCTGCCCGGAGCCACGAACATTGCTGACATTCGCAACGGGCGCCTGTTTCCCTACAACGGTTCGGAACAGATTTACCGATGCCCGAATGACAAATTGCCCTTCAAGATAGGGGGCAAGACGGTTGTCCGTGTTCGGAGCTGTTCGCTCAACGGGATGATGGGTGAAAATACCGACTGGGTGCCCGCCTCCGTTCACCCAAACATCCCGGAGAATAGAAAATTCTCAGATATAAAGGATCCTGGATCCTCGCAAGCCAACTTTTTTGTGGACGAGAATGCCGATAGCATCGACGACGGGTATTTTGCTGTGGATTCCTGGCAATCGGCAAATTGGCGCAATACATTGGCCAGTCGCCACGGTAATGGAACGGTGCTGTCCTTTTCCGACGGTCACGCAGAACAGTGGCGATGGCTGGAGGCAAAGACTCATTTACTGAAAGGACTGAACGCTCCGACGATACCCACCGATAGAGATCTGCGTCGGCTCAAAGAAGCAACCTACCCCGCGGGTAAGTTCAAGTGA